The DNA sequence GGCCGAGCAGGGCCGCCGCCGTCGGGTTGACTCCGGATTCCGCCATGCCCTCTAAGCTGCCACTTTGTCGGCTCTGGCGTCCAGGATTTGCCGTTTTCGCCACTCGTAGGCGGGTCCGATGTGCACTGTCGGGTAGGGAAGCGGCCCGCCCCGGGTCGGGACGGGCCGCTCCGGGACGTCTCAGCCCATGTGCGGGTAGGTGTGGTCGGTCGGCGGGACGAACGTCTCCTTGATCGTCCGCGGCGACGTCCAGCGGACCAGGTTGTGCCAGGAGCCCGCCTTGTCGTTGGTGCCGCTGGCCCGGGCGCCGCCGAACGGCTGCTGCCCGACCACCGCGCCGGTCGGCTTGTCGTTGATGTAGAAGTTGCCGGCCGCGTACCGCATCTTCTCCGCCACCCGGTCGACCACCCGGCGGTCGTTCGCGAAGATCGAACCGGTCAGCGCGTACGGCGCGATCGACTCGGCCTGGGCGACCACGTCGTCGAACCGGGCGTCGTCGAAGACGTGCACGCCCAGGATCGGCCCGAAGTACTCGGTGGTGAACGTCTCGTGCGCGGCGTCCGAGCACTCGAAGAGCGTCGGCCGGACGAAGTAGCCGACCGAGTCGTCGGCGGTGCCGCCGGCCAGCACCCGGCAGCTCTCGTCCCCCTTGATCAGCTCCAGCGCGGCGGTGTGCCGGCCGAACGCCTTGTCGTCGATGACCGCGCCGCCGAAGTTGCTGAAGTCGGTCACGTCGCCGTACGTCAGCGCGTCGGCGGAGGCGGCGAGCCGGTCCCGCAGCCCGCCCTCCCAGAGCGACCGCGGAACGTACGCCCGCGAGGCGGCCGAGCACTTCTGGCCCTGGTACTCGTAGGCGCCCCGGAGCAGCGCGGTGTGCAGCGCGTCCACGTCGGCGCTGGTGTGCGCCACCACGAAGTCCTTGCCGCCGGTCTCGCCGACCAGACGCGGGTAGCCCCGGTAGCGGGCGATGTTGTCGCCGACCGTGCGCCAGAGCTGCTGGAAGACCTTGGTGGAGCCGGTGAAGTGGATGCCGGCCAGGTCCGGGTCGGCGAGGACGACGTCGGAGACCTCCTCGCCGCGCCCGGTGACCATGTTGATCACGCCGGGCGGCAGGCCGGCCGCCTCGAACAGCCGCATGGTGAAGTGCGCGGCGAACTGCTGGGTCGGGCCCGGCTTCCAGACCACGGTGTTGCCGAGCATGGCCGGCGCGGACGGCAGGTTGCCGGCGATCGCGGTGAAGTTGAACGGCGTGACCGCGTAGACGAAGCCCTCCAGCGGCCGGTGGTCGAAGCGGTTCCACACGCCGGCCGAGGACATCGGCTGCTCGGCCAGGAGCCGGCGGGCGAAGTGGACGTTGAACCGGAGGAAGTCGATCAGCTCGCAGGCGGCGTCGATCTCGGCCTGCACCGCGGTCTTGGACTGGCCGAGCATGGTGGCCGCGTTGAGCGTGTCCCGCCAGGGGCCGGCCAGCAGGTCGGCGGCGCGCAGGAAGATCGCGGCCCGCTCCTCGAACGGCAGTGCCCGCCACATTCCGGCGGCGTCCTTGGCCGCCGTGACCGCGGCGCGCGCGTCGTCGTGGGTGGCGTGCCCGGTGACGCCCAGCACGTGCGCGTGCTTGTGCGGCTGGACCACGTCGATCGACTCGCCGCCGGCCATCCGTTGCTCGCCGGCGATGGTCATCGGCAGCTCGATCCGCTCGGCGGCCAGCTCGGCCAGCCGCCGCTGGAGCCGCTCCCGGTCGGCGCTGCCGGGCTCGTAGGTGTGGACCGGCTCGTTGCGCGGCTCGGGAACGGAGAACACGGCGTCCATCACAGGCTCCTGTGCGATCTCGACGGCGATGGCGAAACCGGACCCGCGGGCACCGGCCGGGCGGCCGGATGCCGGACACCACGCGGCGGACCGGTCGCGGCGGCGGGACCTGCGCCGATTGTTTCACGCGGCGTCCTCGCCGGCCCGGGCTCCCCGGGTGCGGGACGGAAGATCGGACGCACCCGCCCTCTCCGGACCATCGGCACGAGTGCCCCTCGCCCGACGAAACGTCAGAATCGAGGGCCCCGGATCGACGATTCGTCAGCGCGTTGCCAGGGGGCGCGGGGCCGGTCGAGCGGGGCGGACCGCCGTCACCGCCCGCGGTCCACCGCCGCGGCGGGCCCGCCGGAGCGGCGTCGCGGGACGCGTACGCTGGATGGCCGGTGACCTGCCCGGCCCGCGCGGGGCGACAGGGCATCCGTCGAAAGGGAGACGATGAGCAACCAGCCCGGCAGCTCCACGGCCGCGGAACCGGACCGGCCCGAGGCCGACGTGCCGCCCGCCGCCACCCAGGCCGCCCCGGGTGCCGGCCGGCCGGGACACGCGCCCGGCGCGCTGCCGCTGGCCGTGCTGTCGCTCGCCTGGCTGGCGGCCATGCTCTGGTCCACCCGGGAGGCGATCACCTCGACCGCGGCCGGGGTCACCGCGATCAGCCTCTCCGCGTACGCGCTGCCCGGCGTGATCACCGCGGCCCTGGTCACCGGCGCCGCCGTCGCCCTGGCGGCCACGAACCGGCTGGACCGCGCCTCGCTGCGCTTCCTGGCCACCGTCGGCGCCGGCCTGCTGGTCGGGCTCGCCACCGCGGTGGGCATCAACCTGACGTACGCGGACAACGCCACCACCAACACCATCGCCGGCACCACGGCCGCCGCCGCGATCATCGGCGGGGCGACGGCCGGCGCGCGCCAGGCCCGGGTGGTGGCCGGTCTCGCCGCCGCCACGCTCGCCGCGCAGGTCTTCGTGGTGCTGTTCAGCCGCGCCCGGGACCCGCTCTCCGACCTGTTCGGCGCCGGGGAGACGCAGCAGTCGGTGCTGGACGCCGCCAAGTGGGTGTCCCGGACGGAGTCGCTGCTCGCCGGGCTGATCGCCGGCCTGGTGGCGTACCTCTACCTCGCCTGGTCGCGCCGGCGCGCGGAGCGGCGGGACGGCGGGGCGTCGTCGCTGCGCTGGCCGGCGTACCTGGTGGCCGGCGCCGGCGCCGGGCTGCTCCTCCTGCTCACCGAGGTGATCATCCGGATCGGCGGGCGCGGCCTGCTCGACCTGGCCGCCGCGCTCAGCGAGGCCGACCAGGTGGCGCAGACCGCGCTCGGCACCTCCCGGGTGGACAACGCGATCTGGGTGCTCTTCGTGGGCGCGCTCACCACGCTGATCGTCTTCGGGCGCACGCTCGGGCCGCGCGCCGTCCCCGACGACGAGGTGGACGAGCCGACGGCCTGAGCCGGCCGCCGGCCTCAGCCGGCGTCGCGCAGCAGCAGGTCCAGCTCCGAGACGTCGTACCACTCCAGTTCGTGGTCCTCGACGCCGTCGACCGCGAACTGGGCGTCGGGGTCGCCGGCCTGCGCCTCCGCCACCACGTCCACGGCCGCGACCACGTCCCCGGCCGCGTCCGCGCCGTCCACGTGGATCGCGGCGACGGACGTCACCGGCACCGGCCCGGCCGGCCGGACCACGCTGGAGCCCAGCTCGCCGCCGACCCGACCGACCGCGCGGGCCGGCAGGTCGGCCGAGACGACCACCCGCCGCCGGGGAGCGCCGGGATCGGCCCGCAGCAGGAGCAACGCGTCCTGGGCGGCCCGGGTGAAGGCGACGTACTCCAGCTCCTCCTCGTCGCCCTCGGCGTACCACTCGCGCAGCTCCGGGGTGACCGCGTGCGCCGCCTCCGCGACCAGGCCCTCGTCCCGCAGCCGGGCCAGCATCGGGACGGTCGCCGGCAGGTACACCCGGACAAGCTCGTCGGTCACCGCACTCTCCCCGCACTCTCCGCCACTCGCCGGCGGGCGCCGGCTCCGGGCGCCGATCATGCCGTACGCCGAAACCGTCATACACCCGGCACCCGCCCGGGAGAAGCGTCCCGCCGGTGTGTCCGCCGAAACGGGCGTGGGCGGCGTCGCCGGCTGGTGGCAAACTGAGGCAAACGAAGCCAACCCCGGGAGTCACCGTGGAGTCGAGGTTCCTGCTGCTCTCCGACGTCGCCGCCGAGCTGAACGTGTCGGACTCGCAGGTCTACCACATGGTCCGCAGCGGTGAGCTGCCCGCGATCAAGATCGGTGGCCGGGGGCAGTGGCGGGTCGAGCGGGCGCGACTGGAGGAGTACATCGAACGCAAGTACGCCGAGACCGCCGAGTGGGTACGCGGCAATCCACTGGGCGAGCGCGACGTGGAGTGACCTCCCGTTGACCGTGGGCCATTGACGCGCGCGTGTCTCATGTTCGACGATGGTGGTTGTCGGAGGCAAACGAAGGCAAACGCAGGGATTCGAGGGCTGACATGGTTGACACCCGCCGTCCCCGGGCACCGCGTCCACCGGTCCGCCTCCGGCCCGCCCCACCGCTCGACCCGCCCTGCACCGACGAGGACGCGGTCTGGAGCCACGTCGGCCAGCTCGCGCTCGACCTGGTCGACACGCGTCGCCGCGATCCCGGCCGCCCCGCCGGCCGGGCTCCGGACCGCGCTCCCGGGTGGCCACGCTGGTCCGCCTCCGGCGCTCCCGGCAGCGGCGTCACCTGGTCCGCGGCACACTCCGCCGGCACCACCAGCCGACCGGCGGACCGGGACACCACCGGCCGACCGGGGAGCGGGCCGTCCACGTCCGCCCTCGCCGCCGCCTCGCCCGAGGCGGCCCGGGCGGCGCACCGGTTCGTCCGCATGTTCCTGGAGATCGTCAACGGTTTCCGGCCGCCCGGCCAGCTCCGGCCGCTCTGCCTGCCCGAGGCCGCCAGCCAGGTGTCGGCCGAGCTGACCCGGGCGGCCCGCCGGGTGCCGCCGGTCCGCCGGCGCACCGCCCGGCCGGCGCTGCACCTGCTCCGCCTGCGGGTCTGCGAACCCCGGGCCGGCGCGGTCGAGGCCACCGCCGTGTTCACCGGTGCCGGCGGCGCGAGTTGGGCGGTCGCGGTCCGCCTGGAACATCGCCGGGGCAACTGGCTCTGTCTCGTGCTGGACGTGCTCTGAGGCGTGACCGACTCCAGCCGGCGGGAGGGCCGCCCACACGGCGCAAGGCCGCCACGTCGCCGACCCGGCGGGCGCGCGGGCAACCATCACCGGGCCACGACGCGACGCCGACGGGCCCCGGCCGGTGGCCGGGGCCCGTCGGGCTACGCGCTGGGGTCAGTTGCCGCCGTTGGGCGAGCCGTGGCAGCGCTTGTACTTGCGGCCGGAGCCACACGGGCACGGCGCGTTCCGGGACGGGCCCTCGCCGCCGTCGACCTGGGGCGACGCGGAGCGCCGGGCGCTACTCGCGGCGGCGGCCTGGCCGCTCGCCCCGGCCGGTGCCCGGCGCGGCGTCGAGGCGGCCGGGCGCTCCGGCGCGGGCTGGCCGATGCCCAGCGCCGGCGCCTGCTGCTCGACCCGCTCGATCACCGGAGCGCCGCGACCGGCCTCGCCGTCGACGGCGGGAGCGGAGTATTGCAGGCCCTGCTGCTGCGGCGTGCGGTTGAGACCCTTGGCCCGGATCTCCACCGGCTTGTCCAGCAGCTCCACCTCCTCGGCGGCCTCCGGCTCGGCCTCCTCGACCTGGACGTCCAGGTTGTAGAGGAAGCCGACCGTCTCCTCCTTGATGCCGTCCATCATGGTGGCGAACATGTCGAAGCCCTCGCGCTGGTACTCGATGACCGGGTCGCGCTGGGCGTACGCCCGCAGGCTGATGCCCTCCTGGAGGTAGTCCATCTCGTAGAGGTGCTCGCGCCACTTGCGGTCGATCACCTGGAGCAGGACCATCCGCTCCAACTGGCGGACCGCCTCCTCGCCGAGGGTCTCCTCGCGCCGGTCGTACGCGGCGTGCGCGTCCTCCTTGAGGCGGGCAAGCAGGAAGTCCTGGTCGAGGCCGGCCCGGGAGCCGACCTCCTCCTCCAGCTCCTCGACCGTGACGCCGACCGGGTAGAGCTGCTTCAGGCTGGACCAGAGCTGGTCGAGATCCCAGTCCTCCGCGTAGCCGTCGCTCGTCGCGCCCACCACGTACGCGCCGACCGTGTCGTCGATCATGTTGCGGACCTGGTCGGAGAGGTCCTCGCCGTTGAGCACCCGGAGACGCTCGGCGTAGACCACCTGGCGCTGCTTGTTGAGCACCTCGTCGTACTTGAGGACGTTCTTGCGGATCTCGGCGTTCTGGCCCTCGATCTGGGCCTGGGCGCTCTTGATCTGGCGGGTGACCATCTTCGACTCGATCGGCACGTCCTCCGGGATGTTGAAGCGGTCCATCACCGCCTCGACCGCACCCGCGCGGAAACGCTTCATCAGCTCGTCCTGAAGGGACAGGTAGAACCGGGACTCGCCCGGGTCGCCCTGCCGGCCGGCGCGACCACGGAGCTGGTTGTCGATCCGGCGGGACTCGTGCCGCTCGGTGCCCAGCACGTAGAGCCCACCGGCGGCGGCCACCTCCTCCGCCTCGGCGTCGCAGGCCTGCTTCCAGGTCGGGAGGATCTCCTCCAGCGCCTTCGCGTACTCCTCCGGCTGCTCGACCGGGTCGAGGCCGCGCTGGCGGAGGTCGTTGGCGGCGAGGAACTCGGGGTTGCCGCCGAGCAGGATGTCGGTGCCCCGGCCGGCCATGTTGGTGGCGACCGTGACCGCGCCCTTGCGCCCGGCCTGCGCGACGATCTCCGCCTCCTTGGCGTGGAACTTCGCGTTCAACACCGAGTGCGGGATGCCGCGGCGGCGCAGCATGTGCGACAGGATCTCGGAATTCTCCACCGAGACGGTGCCGACCAGCACCGGCTGACCCTGCTCGTGCCGCTCGGCGATGTCCTCCACCACGGCGTTGAACTTGGCCTTCTCGGTCTTGTAGATGACGTCGGGCTTGTCCATCCGGACCATCGGGCGGTGCGTCGGGATGGTCACGACGCCGACCTTGTAGACCTTGTTGAACTCGCCCGCCTCGGTCTGCGCGGTGCCGGTCATGCCGGACAGCTTCTCGTAGAGACGGAAGTAGTTCTGGAGGGTGATGGTGGCCAGGGTCTGGTTCTCCTGCTTGATCTCCACCCCCTCCTTGGCCTCGATCGCCTGGTGCATGCCCTCGTTGTAGCGGCGGCCGTGCAGGATGCGGCCGGTGAACTCGTCGACGATCAGGACCTCGCCGTCGCTGACGATGTAGTCCTTGTCGCGCTTGTAGAGCTCCTTGGCCTTGATAGCGTTGTTCAGGTAGCCGACCAGCGGCGTGTTGACCGACTCGTAGAGGTTGTCGATGCCGAGCCGGTCCTCCACCCGGGCCACCCCGCGCTCGGTGACCGCGATGGTGCGCTTGGCGTGGTCGACCTCGTAGTCGCCCTCGCCGTCGGTGCCGGGCTGGAGCCGGGCCACCACGGCGGCGAACTCCTGGTACCACCGGGCGGAGTGCTCGGCCGGGCCGGAGATGATCAGCGGGGTCCGCGCCTCGTCGATGAGGATCGAGTCGACCTCGTCGACCACCGCGAAGAAGTGGCCGCGCTGGACCAGCTCCTCCTTCGACCAGGCCATGTTGTCGCGCAGGTAGTCGAAGCCGAACTCGTTGTTGGTGCCGTAGGTGATGTCGCACTCGTAGGCCGTGCGGTGCTCGGTGGCGGGCCGGTTGGGCAGCACCACCCCGACGGTGAGCCCGAGGAACTCGTGCACCCGGCCCATCCAGGCGGCGTCGCGCTCGGCCAGGTAGTCGTTCACCGTGATCACGTGCACGCCCTTGCCGGCGAGCGCGTTCAGGTAGACCGGCATGACCGAGGTCAGCGTCTTGCCCTCACCGGTCTTCATCTCGGCGATGTTGCCGAAGTGCAGCGCCGCGCCGCCCATCACCTGGACGTCGTAGGGCCGCTGGCCGAGCACCCGGGAGGCGGCCTCACGGCACACCGCGAACGCCTCGGGCAACAGGTCGTCGAGGGTCTCGCCGTCGGCGAGCCGCTCCTTGAACTGGTCGGTCATGCCGCGCAGCTCGTCGTCGCTGAGGTTGACGTAGTCGTCCTCGATCGAGTTGACGGCGGCCGCGATGGCCTTCAGCCGACGCACCATGCGGCCCTCGCCGGCGCGAAGGACCTTTTCCAGAATCGACACGGATCAACGCTCCCCTAGACGGTCTCGAACCATCGTAGGCGCTCCGACGCGGCGATGGTCACTGGTGGCAGCGGTCCGAACCCCGGAACCCGACATAACGCCGCGGGCACGCGGGCAGCAACCGCTAATCGGGTTACGCCGTCCGCGAACGATCCGGCACCATGGCTCGGATGGAGCCTGTGGAGATCGTCGAGGACGGGCTGTTGCTGCGCCCCTGGCGGGCGGCGGACGCCGACGCGGTGCACCGCGCCTGCCAGGACCCGGACATCCAGCGCTGGACCACCGTACCTCGCCCGTACCGGCCCGAACACGCCCTCGCGTTCGTGACCACTGTCAGCGCGACGGCCTGGGCGACGGGCACCGGCGCGCTGTTCGCGGTCTGCGACGCCGGCAGCGGCGAGTTGCTCGCCTCGTGCGGCCTGGTCTCCGTCGACCGCGCGCTCGACTCGGCCGAGATCGGCTACTGGACCGCGCCGTGGGCGCGGGGCCGGGGCGTCGCGGTCCGCGCCGTCCGCGCGGTCGCCCGCTGGGCGTTCGACGCGCTCACGCTGCGCCGGTTGACCTGGCAGGCCGAGATCGGCAACCACGCGTCCCGGCTGGTCGCGCTGCGGGCCGGATTCCGGGTCGAGGGAGAGTTGCGGCTGGCCCACCCGGCCGACGGGGGCCGGCCGGAGGCGTGGATCGGCTCGCTGCTCCCGGCCGATCTGACCGCGCCGGGCGATCCGGTCCCGTACGGTCCGACCACGCTCCAGGCCCGCCGGGCGGCGGTCTTCGGCCGGCCGCAGCCCGACCTGTTCGCCACCGCCGGCGACACCGAGCTGCGGCTGCGCGCGTTGGAGGAGAAGGACCTGGCCGAGGTCACCCGCACCTGCCAGGACGAGGAGACGGTGCGCTGGACCACGGTCCCGCACCCGTACCGGCCGGAGCACGCCGAGGGTTACCTGCGGGACCTGGTGCGGCCGGCCTGGGCCCGGGGCACCGCCGCGATGTTCGCGGTGGCCGATCCGGACGACCGCTACGTCGCCTCGATCGACCTGCGCATCCTCCCCACCGACCCGCTGGTCGCCGACGTCGGCTTCATGACCGCCCCGTACGCCCGGGGGCGCGGCTACCTGCCGGCGGCGCTCGCCGCGCTCTGCGCCTGGGGCTTCACCACGCTCGGCCTGGCCCGCATCGAGTGGCGCGCCAACGTGGGCAACACCGCGTCCCGGCGGGTCGCTGAGAAGGCCGGCTTCACCGTCGAGGGCACGCTGCGCGGCGGCGTCGCGCACCGGGGCGAGCGGCAGGACGTGTGGATCGGCGGCCTGCTGGCGCAGGACCTGGTGTGACCCCGGAACGGATCGAGGGGTGCCGGACGGTCCGGCTGGGCCCGGCCGGCGCCCCGCACCGACACGGTGGTCCTCGGCCGGCTCGCCGCGGCCGGGAGTGAGACGGAGCCCCCGCGGGCGGGCGGGGGCTCCGGGTCGTCGGCCAGGGGTCAGGTGTCGAGCGAGATGATCCCGTAGTCGTACGCGCGCCGGCGGTAGACCACACTCGGACGGCCGGACTCCTTGTCCAGGAACAGGTAGAAGTCGTGGCCGACCAGTTCCATCTGGAACAGCGCGTCGTCGACGGTCATCGGTTCGGCGGGGTGGACCTTCTCCCGGGCGATGTGCCACGGCTGGTCGTCGGGTTCGGAGTAGCCGCTCGGGTCGGGGCGTTCCGCCACGGCCGTGGCCGCGCCGTGCCCGTTCAGCGACGCCAACCCGGGCCCGTCGAGGTCGGCCACCGGCAGGCCGGCGGTCGCGGCGGCCACCGAGAGCGGCGCGTGCCGCCCGCGGTGCACGCGGCGGCGGTCGGCCGCACGGCGGAAGCGGGTGTCCAGTTTGGCGATGGCGGCGTCGAGCGCGCTGTAGAAGTCGTTCGTGCAGGCCTCGGCCCGGATCACCGGGCCCCGCGAGACGCAGGTGATCTCCACCCGCTGGCAGTGGTCGGCCTGGCGCGGATTGCGCTCGTGGAACAACTCGACATCCACGCGAATGAGTTTGTGGTCGTAGCGTTCGATCTTCGCGAGTTTTTCGGCTACGTGCACCCGGTAATGGTCCGGCACTTCGACGTTACGGCCCTTGACCACGATGTCCACGTGACCTCCCTTGTTCGGACGGTCGTTCGGTCCGGATCTTCCGGTCGACGCGCCTGGGACAGCCCCGCTCGGCGTCGACCGGTGATGTACGGCTACGCCTCCTTCCAGTGCCGGGGAAGGTTGGCATCCTCACTACCCCCGACAGGGAAACGCTAACTCCTGTTCGGCCACCAGTCACCCCCGGTTGTCGAGAGCGGTCGCGAAAATTAACACCTCATACACCATGGGGTGAAACGGAGACACGAAGCGTCACCGGGTACGCCGCTTTTGCGTTGCGGCGAGCACCACCGCGACCTTTGGTGTCATTCCCACGCGGTGCAATTTCCGGCTCACCGCCGCGAGCGTGGCACCGGTGGTGACGATGTCGTCGAGCAGCACCACGGTCCCGGCCGGCGCCGCCGACCCCGACCGGCGCAACCGGAACGCCGCCTCCGCCGCGGCGGCCCGGCCGGCGCTGTCCAGCCCCACCGAGTCCGGCCGCGGCAACGCCCGCAGCGGTCGCCGTACCCGCACCGGCCAGCCGGCCGCGCGCAGCCGGGCCGCGGCCGGCCGGACCAGCCGCTCCAGGTGGTCGCCGTAGCGGGCCCGGGCCGCGCGGGCGGTGTCTGGCACCGCCACCAGCGTCACCGGACCGGGCCGGCCCACCGCCACGGCCACCACCTCGGCCAGCAACGCGCCCAGCGGCCGGGCCAACCCGTGCCGGCCCCGTTCCTTGTACGCCAGCAGCCCTTCGCGCAACGCCCCGCCGTACGGGCCGAGGGCGACGCAGGGCGGCAGGCCCGGTGGGACCGGATCGGGCCGGGTCGACGCGGGCCGCAACGCCTGGAGCTCGGCCACGCAGCGCGGGCAGAAGCCCTGCCGCAGCCCGGAGGAGCGCACCCCGCACCCGGCGCAACCGGCCGGCAGCACCAGGTCGGTCAGGTCCGACCAGAGACCGCCCAGCATCTCAGTAGAGGAAGAACGGTGCGGTCGGGTTGGCCGTCCGGCTGCCCGCCGGCAGGTCCAGCACCTGCTCCGGCGTGACGAAGTCGATCGGGTTGTTCCGCCAGGCGCTGCCGGCGGTCTCGAACATGAACGAGTACGCGGGCAGCCCCCGGTCCCCGCCGCCCGGATACGCCGCCAACTGGCTCACCGGGGCGCCGATCTCGGACGCGAGCGGAGGCTCCCAGGAGCCGTCGACCGCGAGCTGGTGGATGGCCGAACGCCGGTCCGGGTCGTTGCCGGCGATCACCAGCTGGTCCTCCGCGATCCAGTCGACGGCCGTCACGCCGGTGAGCAGCGTGGGCAGCCGGCGGGGCTGGCCCAGGGTCACCACGCCGCCCTCCACGCTCACCGGCGCCACGTAGACCGCACCGCCGCTGACCAGCGCGATCCGGTGACCGTCGAGGGAGCCGGCTACCGCCACGACGCTTCCGGAGACGTTCAGCGGGACAGGGCTCAACGTGGCCGCCCCGTCGAACCGGTAGAGCTTGCCGTCGGCCGCCACCAGACCCGCCGGGTGGTCCTTGTCCAACGAGCGCAGCCAGGTGGGCCGGCTCATCGCCTGGAACCCGGCCCTCACGTCGCTGGTGTTGAACACCGCCACCGGTTCCGGCCCGGTGCCCACCTTGAGCCGGAGCCGCCGGTCCGCCCCGGTCACCACCAACGCGGCCAGCACCTGGTCCTCGGCGCGGGCGAGCGTCGCCGAGACCACGTTCCGGTTCTCCGCGGCCGGCAACGGGACGGTGGCCCGCTGCTCGGTGCCGATGGCGAGCGGATGGAGGACGCCGTCGTAGACGCTGAACCGGGTGGGGTTCGCGCCGCTCGGGTACGCGAGATGGGTGCCGCGCTCCCGCTCCAGATCGACGCTGAACCGTTTCTGGTTCTGGATCTTCAGCTCGAGCTGCCCGGTCAACTCCGGCAACGACCAGGCGAGCTGGGTGCCGAGCCGGGCCAACCGCCCCTCGTTGGCCCCCGGCATGGTCAGGTTGACCTCCCACTGGGAGTCCGCGCCGGTGGCGTTGTTGATCGGGCGGGTGCCGTCCGGAAGCCCGGTCACCCCGGGTGCCAGCCAGTCGGACGGGCCACCGGCCAGCCACTTCACCACCTCGGTGACGCGCCGCTCGGCCGGCACCGACGACGGCAGGTAGCGCAGGTCCGGCACCAGCCGGGTCAGGTCCGAGTTCCAGAAGTAGACGGTGCGCGAGCGGTAGTACTGGCGCAGCGCCGCGTCGCTGGTCAACAGCACGTTCGGCAGGCTGGTGATCAGCAGCCCGGTCCCGGCCGGCTCGGCCCGGCGCAGCTGGAAGACGTACTCTGTCTCGGTGGCCGCCGGCGGGCCGAGGGTGCCGTCGGCCCGCAGCACACCGACCTGCTGCACCTTGATCGTGACGGTGCTGGTGCCCTGGTTGTTCGGCGGCGTGCTCTCCGGCTTCGCCCGCAGCCGGACCACGGTGAGTTCGACCTCGCTGGTCTGCGGCTTGCCCGGCAGCAGGTCCCGGGCCTCCGGCGCGAGGAACTTCTGAGCCCGGGTGTACGCCTGGTCGCGCTCCCCGGCAGCAGCCGCCCGAAGGTAGTTCTCGAGGAACGGCACCGGCTCGTCGCTGTCGGTCGGCGCGGGCGGTGAGGCCGGTGGGCCGTTGAGCGAGCCGGCCTCGCCGGCGGGCACCGAACCGTCGACCTGGACGTCGGTCTCGGCCGGAATGCCGCACCCGGCCGGGAGCAGGACGCCGACCAGCAGCACGGCCAGCAGCCGCCGCCGCGTCACGTTCACGGCCCCACCTCCATCCGCGCGGAGTCGTCGGCGGGGCCGACGGCCAGCGCACCGGCGCCGCGGCCCGGACCGATGGCGAGCAGGCCGCCGTCGCGGGGGCCGCCGAACGGCAGGGCCGCGTCGGCCGGCACCAGCCGCAGCGGCGACGTGGTCAGCCGGTCGCCGGCCCGCGCCGGCAGGGTGAGCCGGAACTGCGCGCCCTGCCCCGGTGCGCCCCACGC is a window from the Micromonospora sp. DSM 45708 genome containing:
- a CDS encoding DUF6912 family protein, which translates into the protein MTDELVRVYLPATVPMLARLRDEGLVAEAAHAVTPELREWYAEGDEEELEYVAFTRAAQDALLLLRADPGAPRRRVVVSADLPARAVGRVGGELGSSVVRPAGPVPVTSVAAIHVDGADAAGDVVAAVDVVAEAQAGDPDAQFAVDGVEDHELEWYDVSELDLLLRDAG
- a CDS encoding Rv3235 family protein, whose product is MVDTRRPRAPRPPVRLRPAPPLDPPCTDEDAVWSHVGQLALDLVDTRRRDPGRPAGRAPDRAPGWPRWSASGAPGSGVTWSAAHSAGTTSRPADRDTTGRPGSGPSTSALAAASPEAARAAHRFVRMFLEIVNGFRPPGQLRPLCLPEAASQVSAELTRAARRVPPVRRRTARPALHLLRLRVCEPRAGAVEATAVFTGAGGASWAVAVRLEHRRGNWLCLVLDVL
- a CDS encoding helix-turn-helix domain-containing protein; its protein translation is MESRFLLLSDVAAELNVSDSQVYHMVRSGELPAIKIGGRGQWRVERARLEEYIERKYAETAEWVRGNPLGERDVE
- the pruA gene encoding L-glutamate gamma-semialdehyde dehydrogenase, with product MDAVFSVPEPRNEPVHTYEPGSADRERLQRRLAELAAERIELPMTIAGEQRMAGGESIDVVQPHKHAHVLGVTGHATHDDARAAVTAAKDAAGMWRALPFEERAAIFLRAADLLAGPWRDTLNAATMLGQSKTAVQAEIDAACELIDFLRFNVHFARRLLAEQPMSSAGVWNRFDHRPLEGFVYAVTPFNFTAIAGNLPSAPAMLGNTVVWKPGPTQQFAAHFTMRLFEAAGLPPGVINMVTGRGEEVSDVVLADPDLAGIHFTGSTKVFQQLWRTVGDNIARYRGYPRLVGETGGKDFVVAHTSADVDALHTALLRGAYEYQGQKCSAASRAYVPRSLWEGGLRDRLAASADALTYGDVTDFSNFGGAVIDDKAFGRHTAALELIKGDESCRVLAGGTADDSVGYFVRPTLFECSDAAHETFTTEYFGPILGVHVFDDARFDDVVAQAESIAPYALTGSIFANDRRVVDRVAEKMRYAAGNFYINDKPTGAVVGQQPFGGARASGTNDKAGSWHNLVRWTSPRTIKETFVPPTDHTYPHMG
- a CDS encoding GNAT family N-acetyltransferase; translation: MEPVEIVEDGLLLRPWRAADADAVHRACQDPDIQRWTTVPRPYRPEHALAFVTTVSATAWATGTGALFAVCDAGSGELLASCGLVSVDRALDSAEIGYWTAPWARGRGVAVRAVRAVARWAFDALTLRRLTWQAEIGNHASRLVALRAGFRVEGELRLAHPADGGRPEAWIGSLLPADLTAPGDPVPYGPTTLQARRAAVFGRPQPDLFATAGDTELRLRALEEKDLAEVTRTCQDEETVRWTTVPHPYRPEHAEGYLRDLVRPAWARGTAAMFAVADPDDRYVASIDLRILPTDPLVADVGFMTAPYARGRGYLPAALAALCAWGFTTLGLARIEWRANVGNTASRRVAEKAGFTVEGTLRGGVAHRGERQDVWIGGLLAQDLV
- the secA gene encoding preprotein translocase subunit SecA, encoding MSILEKVLRAGEGRMVRRLKAIAAAVNSIEDDYVNLSDDELRGMTDQFKERLADGETLDDLLPEAFAVCREAASRVLGQRPYDVQVMGGAALHFGNIAEMKTGEGKTLTSVMPVYLNALAGKGVHVITVNDYLAERDAAWMGRVHEFLGLTVGVVLPNRPATEHRTAYECDITYGTNNEFGFDYLRDNMAWSKEELVQRGHFFAVVDEVDSILIDEARTPLIISGPAEHSARWYQEFAAVVARLQPGTDGEGDYEVDHAKRTIAVTERGVARVEDRLGIDNLYESVNTPLVGYLNNAIKAKELYKRDKDYIVSDGEVLIVDEFTGRILHGRRYNEGMHQAIEAKEGVEIKQENQTLATITLQNYFRLYEKLSGMTGTAQTEAGEFNKVYKVGVVTIPTHRPMVRMDKPDVIYKTEKAKFNAVVEDIAERHEQGQPVLVGTVSVENSEILSHMLRRRGIPHSVLNAKFHAKEAEIVAQAGRKGAVTVATNMAGRGTDILLGGNPEFLAANDLRQRGLDPVEQPEEYAKALEEILPTWKQACDAEAEEVAAAGGLYVLGTERHESRRIDNQLRGRAGRQGDPGESRFYLSLQDELMKRFRAGAVEAVMDRFNIPEDVPIESKMVTRQIKSAQAQIEGQNAEIRKNVLKYDEVLNKQRQVVYAERLRVLNGEDLSDQVRNMIDDTVGAYVVGATSDGYAEDWDLDQLWSSLKQLYPVGVTVEELEEEVGSRAGLDQDFLLARLKEDAHAAYDRREETLGEEAVRQLERMVLLQVIDRKWREHLYEMDYLQEGISLRAYAQRDPVIEYQREGFDMFATMMDGIKEETVGFLYNLDVQVEEAEPEAAEEVELLDKPVEIRAKGLNRTPQQQGLQYSAPAVDGEAGRGAPVIERVEQQAPALGIGQPAPERPAASTPRRAPAGASGQAAAASSARRSASPQVDGGEGPSRNAPCPCGSGRKYKRCHGSPNGGN